DNA from Deltaproteobacteria bacterium:
CGGCACGAAGACGATCGTCGACATCCAGCCGAGCGTCCCCGGCGTCACCGACTTCATCCGCACGACGCCGGGACCGATCCCGGCACCGGGCGATCTGATCCTGCCGCCGAGCTCCACGCCGACTCTTTCCCCGGCGCCGACCCCCGCACACCGGCGCTACTGACCGTCAGCCGGCAAGCGCGGCGAGGGCCCCTGGTACGGTGTCCTTCGGGCTCACGCCGTACCATGCCGCCTCGATCCTTCCCTGCTCGTCGATCAGGAAGGCCGACCGCACGATGCCCAGGTACTTGCGCCCGTACATGGACTTCTCGCGCCAGACGCCGAACGCCCGGGCGACGGCGTGATCTGCATCGGCGAGGAGCGGGAATCCGAGTCGGTGCTTGATGTCGAACCTCAGCTGGGCCGGCGGCTTGTCCGGGCTGATGCCGATCACGTCGACCCCCCGCTTCCCGAGCGTTGGACGCGCGTCACGCACACTGCACGCCTGCACCGTGCATCCCGGCGTATCGGCCTTCGGATAGAAGTACACGAGCACCTTCCGCCCCGCGTGATCGGAGAGTTTGTGCACCGCCCCGCCCTGATCGGCCAGCGCAAAGCCCGGCGCCTTGTCGCCCGCCGCGAGTGCGCCCTTGGTCACCGCCTTGGCTTTGGACCTCTTCGCGCCGGCACGTAGCGCGCCCGCGGTCTTCTTCGCAGGACTCGTCTTCGTCGTCTTCGTCGCCATCCCCTCGCTCCTCTGCGTGTGGTATCCGTCGTCGGACGCTCCGGTCACGCCAACGTGTAGCATCGGCGTGCGGCTGGGCAAGGTAACGCCCCCGTCGACCTCCGAACCTCCGACAGGCGACGCGAGCCCAAGCGACCGATAGAATCCCGGCATGCACGACGCCCACGAGTTCCTGCGGTCGCTGACGGTCGTCCTGGGCGTCGCGGCGGTGAC
Protein-coding regions in this window:
- the bcp gene encoding thioredoxin-dependent thiol peroxidase; translation: MATKTTKTSPAKKTAGALRAGAKRSKAKAVTKGALAAGDKAPGFALADQGGAVHKLSDHAGRKVLVYFYPKADTPGCTVQACSVRDARPTLGKRGVDVIGISPDKPPAQLRFDIKHRLGFPLLADADHAVARAFGVWREKSMYGRKYLGIVRSAFLIDEQGRIEAAWYGVSPKDTVPGALAALAG